In the genome of Cyclopterus lumpus isolate fCycLum1 chromosome 19, fCycLum1.pri, whole genome shotgun sequence, the window ACTGTGTCCATCCACAAAGGGCAGCGGCCCCTGACCTCTTTGTCAATCGACCCCTTAAAATAAAGCATGATACTGAGTAATTCAGTGTTATGGAATAATTCAGATGAGAGAAAaatctggagaaaaaaacacaattttatgTCTTGTTTTCCCTCCTTTCTTACCTcgttaaatacacatttatactACAGTCAACAGAAACCTCCTGACACTCAGGTGACCTCCAGGTAACTGATAACTTGACTCCTAAAACCAACTGGCTGTATCAATGATGCCCTAAATATTTCTGAATACTAATGCTAACACGTAAtgtgcatttttattattagtaattCGTTTAGACCCCTCTGTGGAAATATGTTTTCACATTgacacacaatgtttttgttgtcgaAAAAGCCCTTTGAATCTATTCATGTAAAGTTGTAAGAGAATAACACGTCTTCACACCGGACCGTTTGACTAAActgcgccacctgctggctgcAAAAGCACAGCGACACGAATTGTCACAGGatgaagaatgaatgaaaaaacagTAACATTGTAAATGAACATCTCACCCGCTGCGTGGGACCTCCATCTGTCGGAGAAGTAGCTTCTgctttttcatttgaattctGCTGCTCATCCATTAACGCGTCGTCCGAAGCAACAGGACCAGGCAGCTCAGAACATTCTGGGATGTTGAGCTCTGGTATGGTCTCGTATATGGGAGACCTAGGAGGGGAAGGGAAGTCCATGTCTTCATCGAAAAGAAAAGTTTGTGTCTGCTGTTCGACTCTCTCCTCCTGCGGGGAGTTTTCAGACCGTCGCCGTCCgtctttgacctttgacctgggGTGAGGCGTCCCGTACAGTTGCAGGCCGCCAGCACCCAGATGTTCAGACGTGAACGAGAAGGCCTCTGTCgaattgtgtgtctgtatattatCCTGGTTGTGTGcaaagctgctgctgatggtgctggtgctgctggtgatggtgctgctgctgatgctgctggtggtgatggtgctgctggtgctggtggtcTGTCCGTCCTGCAGAGTCTCCCAGGGCTTCACATCTGGTGCGTTCTCACAGAAACCAAAAGTGGAGAAGCGGTGAGTCTGTCTCGAAGCGCCCGGCGCAGACGCACGGATCACCGTTGTCTCTTCACGTGGGGTCAGAATAGCCATAACCTCCGGTTCACCGTCGGTCACACACTCATCCGGCTCACCAGGACCAGGGGAGGCCCCGGGAGGTGGCGGGAGGGCCTTCACGTACTGCGCGGGGGCGTAGAAGGGCCTGGCGTGCCGGTCTTGGCGGACGTGCCACCAGTGCTCATTCGTCTGGGAGACCAGGATGTAGCGTTCGCCGGCCTTGATGGAGACAAGGCGACCGTCCTTCGCCGTGTACTCGAATTCGTGCAgcacctgcacctccacctgctccatgCTCCTCGGCGCACCCGTGTCGTGTGCGTCCTGCGCGTTACCGCGGACACGCCGCCAACATCTCGGAGCTGCAAATAGAGGAAATGGGAAGTTGgtgtggctttaaaaaaaaaaacgaaagtGCGTTGTTGTAAATGTCAGAGACTCAAAGTTAACTTTCCCACACTTCCACTAGAAACATGCCACCTCTTTTAACCTTGTAGTCCCTAATGCTGTTTATGAGACAACGGGCCCCCGAGCACGGACGCACCTTTTGTGTGTCCGTGCTCGGTGCCCTATTACATGAAAATATCATCTCCCTGTAATTTCATAGTAGTTttattttgtctatttgtgGTCATTTCTCCATTCTGGGGTcactttgtggtcattttgagtatCCTTTGGGTATTTTTGGGTTTCTCtatggtcgttttgtgtctatttgtggtcATTTCTTCATTCTGGGGTCACGTTGTGGTCTATTTGTGGTCATTTCTTCATTCTGGGGTcactttgtggtcatttgggTCTCCTTTGGGTAGTTTGGGGtttctttatggttgttttgtgtctatttgtagtcattttgcatcttaATGTAGTTATGTTGGACCGCTTGGTGGTTGCTTTGGGTCTCTGTCAGTTTGTCGTCGTTTTGCAACTTTTTTGGCAGAATCTTGCGTCTATTTGACAAGTTCAGACATAACTTTGAGTATCCCGTGGGAAATTGTTGCGCAGCAGTTGCACAACGTAGAAGGACAAAGTGCAAATACAAAGAGTGGTAATCTTAAGTGTCTGTAGTCATcgtttgttttgtctgtttgtagAGGTCTGATTGACTCAGGGGCCCTTCTGACCCCTCGGGGGCCCTTGTGATGCAGTTTGGAGTCCGTGTTTCAGTGCACAGGAAGCTGCTCACATCGGCTGCACAACAACGTGAGCTTGAACGTAAACTCACAGACCACGAGAGCGTCGCACTGATGAACTGCTCGGCCACAAAACAGGAAGTCTGCACTGAACCCTCGGCGCGGCGCCGGCGCGACATCACCTGGCAATCTCAGTTCATCTCATCTGGCTTTATTTCATCCGTGAATAACTCATAAACAgcacaaataatacaaataatacaaacgGGTTGTTGTGTCTGCAGCAATTTCTGATGCAAAAGGTGcaattttgtgtctttgtcgtCGCCATTTGTTAAATTGTAACGTTAAAATATAACCATTTAGTGTGAGTGAACTTGTATGTGATACAACAATGTATGTGCATTATAAAATCagttgaataataaaaaaaagaaaagaatgaaatacaggaaataaaaagcaacatgggggggaaaaaagtctTTACTGAGCTCTGTGATTTATTAAGTTATATACGTTTAGCTCATATCATGTTGCATTTTGGTATTCAGTTTACTTTTACAAGATGAAGGGTGAGAACTCCCAAATAATtaagattaaaagaaagaagcagactcaaccacaataaaaaaaatcacaccgTGGACCTGCGTTCCCTGAAGGCCTCAGTGTgggaataaaataataataatgtgtctaCTTGCCTGTTGTAGTTTTCAAAGATCTGAACTCTCAAACGACCTTGAAGCAGTTTTTGTATCTCAGGGGCTCGTGGAGCTCAAAACTGCTGCTTGATGTTTTGTCTCCGCTCGCTTGGCTCactcttgtttcctgttctgtGTTTCTGCACCGAAAGAAGCACCCGGTGATACATTACAGCACTAAAACCACAAGAAATGGGAAGTCTGGCTCTTGAGTTACGCTTCCCATCATATTTTAGATATCCATGCATTCTTTTTATGGCACTCGTCACTGACGGGGGAGTGGAGAGGGAAGAGCCTCGGGGCGGTGATTCATTTTGACAGCACAActaaaaaatgtaacaaacttGTTGGattaaaagcaaagaaaaaggcACGTTGACACATGAAAGCAGATACAGTAGTTATTTGTACTTACGTTAAGCAGATGATAGGCAcacaagaatatatatataaaactgaatAAGACATGATAACATTATGACTGTAAAACCAGAGTGAATTGTActatttgtatgtgtatttagTTGCAGCAGCTGAGTACTGCCTCCCCATATTTATACACGGGTCTGccctctgctggatgtttagcTCAACTACAGTCATCTGTGCCTTTTCTCAGACTGTAAGTCtgtttttaagtcttttttatttgtttttaaggcagcttttctttttctttttgtatacaACTGGTGTCATTATTTTGAGTTCGGACCTACAGAATGTAAGTAAAAAACTTACAGAATGtaagtaaaaaaatacaagtAACTTATTGATTTACTTCTCCTAATTAGTAGTTTCAAATCACTTAATTAGAGTTAGAAGTAAGTCTTGACTTTACTTTCCTATAAGATGATctaaaagtatgttttttttaaaattacaaattataGTTATAACAAGATGCCATTTCTTGAGGCAAACATCTCATTTACTTTCTTGGATGAAACGATTtttacacacaaagaaatgcCCCAAAAGTCAATGTTCTCCAAGACCTACACTGTAGTTAAACCCGAATTTTAAACAAGACATGTTTCACATaagcaaagaaaaagataaaacatgCAAATCTCCAGGACCTTTACTCAAGTTAACAAATAAAGTCCAAGTTGTAGGATTTCCTGAACGCGGTGGAGAAATGCCTTCAGGTAAGCTCTCGGTGTTGGGTTTGTCCGTCCTGGGCCACCGTAGAAACACATATAATGCTCCAACAATTGGGGGCTGGACTTTTATAGTCTATTAGAGTgacaaacacactttttgtcAATGAAATCCTTTTAAAACAACTTTCAGATTCCTCAGTGTGTCAACAtctaactaaataaataacgtTTACGTCGACATGATACATTGTTACAATTAAGAACAATACACATGTATTGGAGTCGGTGGAGACCAACATACCCCCGGTACCGGTGTGAATGCGACATGTTTATGTCTACTTGTGCCTTGAAGACGCGTTAGattaaatttaattgaattgtgtttttattatttttatttctctaaATCTAAGCAATTGATTtatacaactttaaaaaatatattgcgTGCGGTGCATGATGGGTAGCGTCGCGTAAATCCCGTTTATGTTACGTGTAGGTTTACGTATGACTTGGAGAGGTTTTTGTTAGCCCGaacataataaataacataatgAATAATTCTCAAAGAAACTATTTATAAACTTAAacgtaaaattaaaaaaaaaacttggaaaTGCCGTCAATAGGGTATAAGGGGAAATATCCGGGCACTCTGTACGACCGCAGAGAGTAAGAGGCAAAGCGAGAGGATCACCGCATGCTACTTCCGTCTTCGTACAGGAAGCATCCAAAGAGTACTACAAGAGTTgtataaagtattttatttatttattttttaatggtATGAATTTTAGCCGTTAGAAATATCATACATTGCAGACCTGTGATGTGCGTACGCTGTAAACACGTCAAGAtaacgttttttatttaatttattgttttcatacaCTTGTTACACTgaacaatgtatatatttatactatgcgtattttcacatttttttccccataaGCAAAAATGGTTGGAAAGCACtgagctttttattttaatagctTTGTGCTCACATGTTCctaaataagtgtttttttttactaacaTGATCACACAGCAGTTCCTTTTTGCTTGAGGACCTCGAGCAGGTCAACCCGCCCGTGGTTTCTTTGTGCAATTTCCCCAAAATTAAGAAACAAAAAGTGGTCGTCTTAAAGACAACGTATTACTCACTTGAGGCTTACCCCAATTACCTTCATGGTAACGATGACGCTGACATGCAGTGAAGTCTTAACCTGCAAGCACACAGCAGGCCTATAAAtatcccccacacacacattttggtcTAATAGTCTCACAGAGCTAAGACTCCAAGTGCCTTAAAACACTAGATGTTAACAATAATTACAAGTTGCAGGATCAACAATTCCCGTGTAGACTTTTAGATGAGGTTTATTGGTAACGCCACGCATTCTTTGTATTATCTGAAAAATTACAAAAGTGATAAGATAATATGGTTaccatttttttcattatttacgGTACATAAAATATATGTCACAATCAGAATGTTAGAAGTACAACGGACAAATGGCagttttgtgcaaaaaaaaatcatcataatCAATACCGTACGGATCAGAAAACACAGTTCTTCATGTCAAACTGGCAGGCCATCGTGTGTACATGTAAATAAACTGGTAAAAACAACAGGACGTGTGTTCCATGCAGTTTCAATGGCACTCTTGAGCACATTAATGCAAGTTAATGTCATGTTCTTCATCTTGTCAATAAACGTTAGAAAATTCAGAACTGTCGCTCTGTGGTAAATTTCTTCTTATCATTAACATCTGGCTGATGTTAATGATAAAATTACCCAGCTGCCAAGGCGGTTTTTTCTGGAGGCTTTGcttaaaactgtttaaaagagGGCACCTTGTCTTTGGCGAACGCAGTGAAAAGTTCTCACCTTGGTCCGACTACATCCAAAAAGGATTGATTGGTTTGACTTTATCTTTTGGTCATctgttcaaatataaatataagtcAATAatctaaatacaaaaataaggcAGGTTTAATTTTTCCTTTAaccaaatatgttgtttttcttcccagTGGGCTTTGTCAGCCTATTGTGCATCGTTCACCGTCCACAGAGCCACACGTTGTGTCGTGGTTCATATTCTTGCACATGAGGCTGAGATTGTAAAAaatgattgtttaaaaaaaaaaaaagtgtctgtgtgcagcTTCACGGCCACGCCGCTCATATGGCCTTGACGTCGATGAGGTGGCCATGCTGGGCCCCTTGCCTCAGGGTCTTGATCCCTTGCAGCTTTCGTCCGTGGAGGGTGAAGCGAGACCAGGCGGCCAGCTGGAGCAGGGCACAGGTGATAGGCACGAACACCACCATGTAGAAGCAGCCCAGGCGGAGGGGCGGAGTCCCCGAGCCGGAGGCCACGTCAGGCACGGAAACCAGAGAGTCCCTCACGGGCTCCCTCTCGAAAATATCATAACCTGGGGACGAGAAATAGGTAGTTCAATACAGATGAAGCAGTTCACACACTGAACTCCTTTATCTGAATGGATGGTCCCCTCCCTGAAATACGATTAGAGTCTAGTGGAAGTAACAAAGAAGTCCTGCTTGAAGAATCTAATTAGAATCCCTCAACTAAAAAGGAGGATCCTTAAaggcaaacaaactaaataagcAAATAGAGCGGTGCAGGTACGAGTCTGAGACTGTGAACTTCTGGATCCCTCGCCTCAAAGTGTTGTAGTTGTCTGAAATAAATTATTTCCcttagtttttttggggggggggaatgtttatttgctttcttgctgagagtttgAGGAGAAATCCAAAAGACGCTCTCGCGTCTGCACTCTAAAACATAAAAGTTACAGCCAGTCGCCTGAGCTACTTGAGCGGATGGGTCCTCTGGCACACTTCCTCACGGGGACTCCAGTTTGTGTGCGTACCTGTGTACACGCACAGCAGCCAGGTGCCGATGAGGGGGGCGAATGTCTGGCCCGGTTTGGTCAACAGGGCGACCATCCCGAAGAGGAGAGCCGAGGTGGCCTGCGGACGCCGGTTGACCACGTAGTCCTCGTCCACCAGATCGGAAATAACCAGCTTCAGCAGCTTGCACGTGCCCTCCGTGAACACCCGGTTactaggaggaggaagagagaggtcACCGGTTACGGTCTCGGAGCATCAAAGAAgtatgcattaaaaaaaataaaaatgtaaaaaaagatgtttatCAAGGGTGTTATGTTCTACTCGAGTGTATTCATCATGTCTCTATTTGTTGAGCGCAGCCTCTAAGGAGGGGGTGGCTAGGTGTGCTCAAAACCACATTATATTGTGTGAACAACACAGTAACAACAGTATGTTTTTGTATCGGCCGGAAGTTTGAGAGAAGAACATAAAAGTTTTCAAACACTACCATGACTAATGTCTGACGAACCACAGGgaatatgaaacattaataatgGAATAAAACGTCTTCTCTGATTATTCAATGCATCTTTGCGCTTTATTGACTCAATTGGTCATATTCTAACATCTATTCTTTGTCCTTTCTGAAAGAAAGATCCCTTCTCCGCTGCTCTACTTTCTTACCTTAACTACACCTAAAATCTCTTTTGTTTAAAGATtcttttgtgtcactttttcCCTTATTCACCTCAAGGGTCTACGGATAGAaagtgtacagattataaataATTTCTGGCTCCTTATTCCGAGTTAAAGAAGCACAAACTGGAGCAACGTTGTTTTCGTCCTTGGGGACAAAAGCTCCCGTTGCGTCAGAAAAGGAAAAACGCAATATTCGGCTACAAAAGTCGAGTTAACCTTGGAAACAGGCTGCGACAGAAGAGAAGAGTCCTCGACAGAAGCGTACGTACAAGCAAACAAAAGTACAAGCTGTCATGCATCAGATCCGcgagtgatgtgtgtgtgcgtggccaTACCTAGCGATGAAGATGCACAGCAGATAAATGTGGTCAGCCCCTGCCAGCAGCATAACCACACTAAGTCCCAGTTTGAGCATAAATAGCCAGCGGATAACCTGGTAAACCCCGTAACGCTGGCACAGTGTCAGGAAATACAAGTTGTTCAGGTGGGGGGCAATGTATGAGATGCCTGCATGGGAGCAGAAGCAGAACtcgattaaaacaaaaaaaaatggctaAAATCAATAGAAAGCAGAGCAATTGTAAACAAAAAAGACGGATAGCAAATaatatagaaatagaaatatgtCAAATTAACCAGTTACGATCTGTTCTTAAGAATTCAGGAGGTATATCCTTCAGTGTTTGACACGATTACGCTGTGATAATAACTGCACTCTCAAACATGTTTAGAGAAGACTTGAATGAAAGTCATTTTTCCGTCTCTTACCGAGTAAGATTGAACCTGTCGAGGCGGTAATGTTGTCAGACAGCAGATGTTCCAGAAAAAGAGGGAAGAAGTTGCTGTTAAAATGGCAGTGAAACACCTGCAGGGGGAGCAGAGACAACAATggagatttaaagtcataaaaaccTGAGTGAATATCCACTAAACattgtttttccccctccaATGAGAAGTGAACAGATCCAAAACTTTAAGAAATATGACGAATCGCTCGAGAGAATTTTCTAAAAGAGCGACGGCGTCTTCCCACTTTATCTTCAGAGCACAGCCAGAGTGATGAACATCGTACCTGGACAAGGTTCATCGACACAAACCACATGAAGTTCCTGTGTTTGGAGAGCTGCTTGAGGTACTGTCCAATGGTGACGGGGTTCTCCGCATGGGTCAGCGGAGCCTGGCCAACACTCAGCCTGCGATACAGCAAAAGGAAACGAGAAGGAgtgagatggagaggaaagaaaaacaacaactaccaCAATGACCAAAAACACGTCGACGCGAGAATCCTTACTCTTTGAGCGCCATCGCCTCATCCCGTCTCACGCGGACCTCCTTTTGGAAACGTCGCCGGAGCAACCGTGACACCAAGAAGAAGCCCACGATGGAAAACGCCGCGAGGCTCACGCAGAAGACGCGGAAGGAGTACAAATCCTCCTTGTCCCAGAAGGAGTAGGACAGGAACACGGAGAGGGACCCCAGAGCGCTGAACACGGAGCAGTGGAAGTTGAGGCGCGTGCGATCCGCGGCGGACACGGCGAGGTCCGCCAGCAGGGCGCTGTGGTGGAGGTCCACCATCGTGAGGAAACCGTCGTACAGACACAGGCACAGCAGGAACTGCAGCCCCGGTCGGGCCCACGCCACCCAGAAGGCCAGAAAGGACAGAGCGAAGAGCGGGCCATTGGTGGAGAGGGCCTGCAGGCGCTTCAGCACCACCTCGGGAGTGGTGACCTGAGAGCCGGACCTTggttgggaaaaaaacaaacaaacaaaaacagcaggAATTAAGATACAAACACAACTTTTGTGATAACAAAAAAATTCCTCTGGTGCAACGAGACAAAGCCAAGCGCCATATTAAAATACTCTCTTTGGATGAGGATACATTGGGTTGTCACTTTAACATGGCGGCTGTTCTATGTAAATACAGAGTCGGCACCGCGaacacattaaaatatacaacaaacaaaaaaaagtccctCGCTGTACAATCAGGTGAGGTGTTGCAGATCTCACacgctttcatcaaagaataaCGTGATCAACTTTGTCGACAGGGACTCAGTCACAGATGGCTCAATCAAAATGAAACGCAAACACAGATGGACGGCTTTAATGTTGGACGGTTCTGGCTCCGACGAGGCGTTTACCCCGTGAGCATTACACTGCAGCTCATAAAAAACGCAGAGACATTTGCGCGTGCATGGGAGAGTGTAAATGTCGTAGAAAAGCAGTAGAAATATGAAGGTTGACTGGGAAATCCAGGAGGGAATGGAGGGCAGGAGGATGTCAGAATCACTGGGATTCATGCACGATTGTGTGGACCGATGTTGGGCTGAACTGTGTTATTGTGGCGTTTCTACAATAACTAAACAAAAATGTGTTATCTTCAGCTTGACAAAATAACGTGTTTCTTCGCTTTGTCCAATTATGGCTTCTTATTCACCTTGACCTCCACGTTCAACAGGTCTAAATTAGCAAACAGCTGGAGGCAGTTGATTTCATGCGATGTCTTAAATGAAATATTATTCgtccgagaaaaaaaaaaggaggaaggcgGCCGAGGACGGAGACACTTACTGAGGAGAGCTGAGGAAGGAGCGATCGCTCAGCCAGCCGAAGAGAGGGTCGTTCACACTGTTCCATATCAGGAACACCGCCTGTGGAGCAGCAGCGAGGACAATAAATCATAGAACATCAACAATTAGAGGAGGATTGTTTATTGGAGAAGCTGTGGGTTTAAATAATTGTGATACTCATGTACAGGATTGACTTCAGGAGCCATTTTGAGTAACACAATCATCACCGGgcaatttattttctgttttacttttGAGTAGAGCTGGACAATAGAACGGTGACTTATTGTTTTATGGTCAGATTGTTTGGGAAACTTGGTGAATGCCATGCGATTAAAAGTGATGCACCTCAATTATCAAGACTCAGCCACTTGTGTGCGTTCCTCatcaacaaagaacaaaaaaggaCATCATTATATTTTCTATAACGAAGCTAAAAGAAGATCCTCTGATTACCGTGAAGCTTATTATTTTTCCTGTCGTGCCCGGCCTCTTTAAATGCTCTGCAACCCAACTGGTTTTAAAGACGGACAACTGGGGGCAGGACATTACAGCAACCTATCAAACTGGTTAGCGGGACTCAACACCCAGCCTGAAAAACCACATTTCAAGCATGGACTTCAAACcaaaatttaaaattaaaataaaaaatctcccGTCACTCACCTCTCCCACCCAGAAGGAGACTTTATCGATCTTGTAGATGGAAACGAACGTCTCCACGTAGTAGAGGAGGAACACATTGTGGAGGATGGAGATGAACAGGGCCAACGAGCCGTAGAGCACTGCGGTGGAGACGACGCTTTGCCAGCAGCCCCAGGCGCTCCTGCCCATTCttcgctcgctcgctctcaaTCGCGCGGCGCCGTCTTTCCTCCGTGCTGAGCTGCAGTCAtctcacgggggggggggggggggggggcctggcCGACCCCGGGGTCACCACCTCATCGTATCCTGCGAGAGAACACAGTGAAATAGGATCAATCAAGAGAGTTATTGTCAGTTAGAGCAGCGTACGTGATATGAACGCGTCTCAGACTCTCTGCAGATGTTTGAGCGTAGAAGGGAGCTATTTTCCCCCGGCGGTGGTTCGGTAAGTAGTCATTAAAAGTTAGTTGGGCTCCAGGCTACTGTTCCCCGTCTCCTCTGGGCCACGCCcagctgtggtgtgtgtgtgtgtgtgtgtaaaactatACATGGACCGCTCCCCTGACACTTGGCCTCACAGAAGAGCCGGTCTTCTTCACGGTGACACGacgacaaaaaagaaaagaaaaggaaagtcaaAAGATCCTCGGTCATTCTTCTCAGGAAAAAAAGGGCTTTCATTTTCCTGCGCTGCAATCTATTCACACCTCGACTCCCACAAGCTCAGACTTGCCCCGATCTACACAACATCCTCTCACATCTTCAGCAttgagggggtggggtggggggggaactTGTAATAGCTcacaataactgtgtgtgtctcaaagtGATGCAACTCTTTCTGTGGGAGTCAACTACGATGGAAGATCTCAGATATCAACCTCCTCCTTTGTAGCTCAATAAAAAGCTTTACGACCTTGTTCCCATCAGGTCCCGAGCAGTGAAGCGGGACGACCCTCAGCTGGCTGCTCCGTAATCACATCTGTAACCTCacatctttataaaaaaaatcagaagCGGGTCTCCTCGGTTACAGGCAAAAGATCAAAAACGTGGATCTTCAAAATATCCAATTCATGTCGGTTACACCTGCGGAAAGCTTTCTTGGCAATgactttgaagaaaaaaaaaaaaaatctgtcccATTCACTCGGATAGCCAACAGATATGATGACACCCGATCTCAAGATGCATCCATCATCACAGTAATTCGACACATTAGAAATGTGGTCAATAAAACGATCACGCTCAAAAACTTTCCCTGAATCCGAAAGGCACAACATGGAAACCTCGCCAGTGTTAGTTAGCTACGGCCTAAACTGCTAACATACATGCAAGAATGTacacccccaaaaaatgttGGATATAAATCTAgccgtaaaaataaaaataaaaaaaaggaaaaatcctTCACAACATCTTTGACTCGGAGTGGCAGCTTTAATGGAACATGTGGCATCGCTTGTCTtcatgtcaacaaacaaacaacacattagACTTAAAATAAACTTTTCAAAGCAAATGATGCAAAGTGTTTCACAAGTCAAGACAAATTaagtaaaaacaattaaaaagaaaaactttccccgtgtgtgtgtgtgccaaacAATTCACACAAGATCTTCCTCATCCAGCTTCTAAAAGCCCGTCATTGTTATACTATGTGGCGAAGAAAACATTGGGGACAAAACAACCCCTTTCaccgaaagaaagaaagaaagaaagaaagaaagaacaaaagcaTTTCACAACCAATCTGGCTCCGTCTTTTTTTTAGTGTGTTTGCATAGATTGGATATTGAAAGTATTAGTCAGGATGTCGTAGCtttaaaaaggcagagaaagGAGGAACATCTGGTTCACCTGCTTATTCAAATCTATGGAAATAATGTGATTATCTTCTACTGTGTGTGGGGGTTACTTTGtctttaaaatacatacaaataagtGGTGTATTGATCCATTCGTGTATTCTGTTAAAAGTGTTCCTGATAAGACTGAAAGTATTAGTCTGGATTTAGTAGCTTCAAAAGCAGAATCAGAATTGTTTATTTGCCAAATAAGTATGTACGGtatgtgcgtatatatatatatatatgtgcgtatatatatatatatatatatatccacgtAAAATAGATCCAcgtcacacatttaaataagtgGTGTATATTGATCCACTCGTGTATCTATCtacatttataatatttgttttcctaAATAAGACTGAATGTCCCCCTGAAACTAATCAgcattgcaaaaaaacaaaaaaacgattTGACGTCAACCAGCAATTCTAAATAATCGatttaacgttacattattGATCCACTGGCTAGTTATCTGGTTTAGTctccagctagctagctagctaataaATACACTTGGAACAACGTCACCGTCGCTCTCTGGACCATTAAAGCTTCAAACTGACACCTCGCGTGCCGTGCAGTTGGCTGCCTAACTGGAGATATAACACAGAAAGATATAAATGTCACGTACCGTAAAAAAGATGTCGATCAAAACCGGATAAAACGGTGGTTTATGTCTCGGCGGTGACGCGCTGACTCGTCAGCTCCTTCgccggaaaaaaaaatgttgcggTTGAACacgcgaccgtgttaactggtgacgTTCAGCCAAAACGCGCCTGCTGTATTGTTACGACGGCTGTAGAAAATAGGAAGAAAACACGTGAAGCTGCCTTTGGTGAATttgtatgtgatatatatataaaagatgtATATGAGAGGATTTGACGTTGTATTCAAGAATTAAACAATGACGGCATTCACGAGGGCAGCTACGTGTTCTCCTCTTATTTGCATcagtcgcc includes:
- the mfsd13a gene encoding transmembrane protein 180, which encodes MGRSAWGCWQSVVSTAVLYGSLALFISILHNVFLLYYVETFVSIYKIDKVSFWVGEAVFLIWNSVNDPLFGWLSDRSFLSSPQSGSQVTTPEVVLKRLQALSTNGPLFALSFLAFWVAWARPGLQFLLCLCLYDGFLTMVDLHHSALLADLAVSAADRTRLNFHCSVFSALGSLSVFLSYSFWDKEDLYSFRVFCVSLAAFSIVGFFLVSRLLRRRFQKEVRVRRDEAMALKELSVGQAPLTHAENPVTIGQYLKQLSKHRNFMWFVSMNLVQVFHCHFNSNFFPLFLEHLLSDNITASTGSILLGISYIAPHLNNLYFLTLCQRYGVYQVIRWLFMLKLGLSVVMLLAGADHIYLLCIFIASNRVFTEGTCKLLKLVISDLVDEDYVVNRRPQATSALLFGMVALLTKPGQTFAPLIGTWLLCVYTGYDIFEREPVRDSLVSVPDVASGSGTPPLRLGCFYMVVFVPITCALLQLAAWSRFTLHGRKLQGIKTLRQGAQHGHLIDVKAI